Part of the Polaribacter sp. Hel1_33_78 genome is shown below.
ACGCACAAAAGGCTCCCCTCCTGTTAAACGTACCTTATTAACTCCTAATTCTGTTAATACACGTATTAAACGATACATCTCCTTAAAAGTTAATAATTCTTGTCTTGGAACAATATCAATTCCATGAGCAGGCATACAATATTGGCAACGTAAATTACAGCGATCAGTAACTGCTAATCGCACATATTCCATTTGTCGGCCAAAATTATCTATTAATTTACTCATTTAATTTGGTAATTTTTTACTTAATAATCCATATATGAATGCTCCTAAAAGTGTCCCGAAGAATAAAATTAAAGCAGGAATTAATTTAAACCCCAAAATAATAAAAATTGGCGCAGCACAAGCTCCTGAAATACCCCATCCTAAACCAAAAAAAGTTCCTCCAACAAGAGTCCTTATAAAACCTTTTTTCTTCTGCTCTGGCTCAATTCTATTTCCATTAATATCTTTTATTTTTCCGTATTTAAATAACTGCATAAAAATCATAGAAATTAAAACTGCTCCTCCAATTACACCAAACATGTGAAAAGACTGAAATTTAAACATCTCATAAAATCGATACCAAGAAATAGCTTGAGTTTTACTTAAAACGATTGCAAAGAAAATTCCTAAAATTAAAAATTTAATATTTTTCATAACTTAAAATAACATAGGAATTATAAACCAAGTGGCAACGATGCCCCCAATAAAAAAACCAATTACTGCCAATAAAGACGGTAATTGCAAACTGCTTAAACCTGTAATTGCATGACCAGAAGTACAGCCCCCTGCATAACGTGTTCCAAAACCAATAAAAAGGCCTGAAATTAAAAGAATTAAAAATCCTTTTAAAGAAAAGAAGACCTCTTCTCCAAAAATTTCATCGGGAAAATATTGTCTCCCGACATTTGAAAATCCTAAATCTATTAACTCTTGAACTGTTGTTGGATTTAAATCTATATCTTGGTTTGGAATTAAATATACTGCAGAAATAAATCCACCAATAATTAATCCAATAACAAATAGCAATGCAAAATCTCGTTCCTTCCAATCTTTTTTAAAGTAGTCAGAAACTTTCCCTGCACCAGCAATTGTACATAGAGTTTCAAAGTTTTTTGAAGCTCCAAAATTTTGACCAAAATAAAAATATAATAACAACGAAATAGCAATCAAAGGCCCTCCAACATACCAAGGCCAAGGTTGTAATATAATATCCATTTTTACAAGTGAGTATTTAAATAATCCATAATTAATTTTGTTGCTCCCAAATTTTCTTGAATATATTTCTGATTAATTTTACCAGTTGATTTTCTATATTCTTCATCCGATTTTAACTTCATTAAAACCCTTAAAAACTCACCTTGATTGCGGATAGAAATACATCCTTTTAAACCAACCAAATCGACAGCTTCCTTAAATTTATTGTATTTATTTCCAATCACCACAGGAATTCCGAAAGTTGCTGGCTCTAAAATATTATGCAAACCGGTTCTTAAACCTCCACCAACATAAGCAACATCTCCAGCTGCGTAAATTTTGGTTAAAACACCAATGGTATCAATGATAAAAACACTGTATTCTGATAAATTCTTATAAGCTTTGGTTGAATATAAAACAGTTCTTTTATTGATAGATTTTTGCAATTCTAAAATAGCTTCTTGCTTCATATTATGAGGCGCAATAATAAATTTCTCCTTTTCTGATGCCTTATTATTAATATAATTTACTAATAACTCTTCATCTTCTTGCCAAGTACTACCTGCTATAAATGTGTATTGATTATCTTTAAATTCATCAATAAAATCAATTGTATTATCTTGTTTTAAAATTTTTGAGACTCTATCAAAACGCGTGTCTCCAGCGATTGTAACATTCTCAAAGTTGATAGAGTTCAGTAATTCTTTAGAATTTTTATCTTGTACAAAGAAATGACAAAAGGCGTTCAACGATTTTCGCATAAAACCACCATAATTTTTAAAGAAAATCTGATTTTCCCTTAAAATACCTGAAACTAAAATGGTTGGAATTTCTTTTAATTTTAACTCATTTAAAAGATTTGGCCAAAATTCATACTTTATAAAAATTGCAAATTTTGGATTTACACTTTTTATAAACTTTCTTGCATTAGCTTTACTATCTAACGGCAAATAACAAATAACATCCGCTAAAGTATAATTTTTACGAACTTCATATCCTGAAGGAGAAAAAAAAGTAACTAATATCTTATACCGGTCGTGTGTTTTTTTTAATTCCTCCATAATGGGTCTTGCTTGTTCAAACTCCCCAAGAGAAGCTACATGAAACCAAATAACATTTTCGTTTTTTATTTCCCTAATTTTTGAAAAACTCTCTTTTCTTCCTTCAACAAAAAGTTTTAGTTTTTTATTAAATAAAGCTACTATTGGCAATAGCTGAGAGGTAGCAAAAACAAAAAAGTTATATAAAACTTTCATAGCTGTAAAAATACAAAACGGATTTGTTTTAAAAGCAAAAAAAGTTCAAGCAAATAAATGCTTGAACTTTTTTAATTTTATAAAAAGCTAAGTTTCTTAAGCTTCAAAAGGCGTAATAGATACATACGATCTATTATCCTTTTTCTTTCTGAACTCAACAACTCCATCAACTTTTGCATGTAAAGTATGATCTTTACCCATGTAAACGTTTTCTCCTGGATTGTGTGTTGTTCCTCTTTGACGAACAATAATATTTCCTGCAATTGCAGCTTGTCCTCCAAATATTTTAACTCCTAGACGTTTCGATTCTGATTCTCTACCATTCTTCGAACTACCTACTCCTTTTTTATGTGCCATGATGTTATGGTTTTAAAATTGAAATTCTTATTTAGTTAAAGCATCAATTAATTCAGCTTTCTTTAAAGAAGTATATCCAGAGATACCTTGCTCTTTCGCAGCTGCTTTTAATTCCGCAACAGTCATAGAACTATAATCTGTTGAGGCTTTTTTTACTTCAGCTTTAGGAGCAGCTTCCTTTTTAGGAGCAGCTACTTTTTTTGCTGATTTTTTAGCACCAGTAACAGCGATAGATTCAATTTGAATCTCGCTTAAATACTGTCTGTGTCCATTTTTCTTTTGGTAACCTTTTCTTCTTTTCTTTTTGAAAACGATTACTTTATCACCTTTTAAGTGACTTAGAATTTGAGCTGTTACTGAAGCTCCTTCTATAGCTGGGGCGCCAATCACTACACTTCCTTCATTATCAAGTAAAAGAACATTATCAAAAGTTACTTTTGATCCTGCCTCTCCTTGCAAACGGTGAACGTATACTTTCTGGTCTTTTGCTAATTTAAATTGCTGCCCTGCTATCTCTACGATTGCGTACATACTATTAGTTTTGCGTATTTATACTTATTTTTTGCTCTTTCTAAATGAAATTGCGGGTGCAAATATACGTCTTTTTTACAATCTTGCAATAGCACTATGAAAATAGTTGCATGAAAATCAATATAATAAATTAACATTAAAATTTTTTTAAAAAAGTTTAATCTTGTTATTTTTGGGTTAATCAAAAATTTTACGCTCTTATTAGTAACAAATTAAATTTATTGCGTCAAATAAGAATCTTATTATTAACTTAAAAAAAAAGTCAATGAAAAAAAGTATTTTATCTCTTGCTTCAGCTATGTTGTTTGTGTTTTCTACAAATGCTCAAAAAGTTGAATTTGAAGAGTACAATTTAGACAATGGAATGCATGTTATTCTGCATCAAGATGATTCTGCACCAGTAGTTACTGTTGCTGTAATGTACCATGTTGGTGCTAAAGATGAAGTTGATGGAAAAACAGGAATGGCTCATTTTTATGAACACTTATTGTTTACTGGTACTAAGAATATAGACAGAGGAAAATGGAGTGAAATTACTTCTGCAAGAGGTGGAACAGGAAACGCAAATACTAATTGGGATAGAACTTATTATTATCAAACATTCCCTTCAAATGAATTAAAACTAGCTTTATGGATGGAAGCTGAGAGATTATCTCATCCTATTATAGACCAAAAAGCAGTTGACACACAAAATGAAGTTGTAAAAGAAGAAAAGCGACAAAGAATGGATAATGCTCCTTATGGAAAAGTTATTTATGGAGATGTTTACAGTCATATTTTTGATAATCATAATTATGGCAGACCCATGATTGGTTATATAAAAGATTTAGATGCAGCCAAACTAGAAGAATTTCAGGCTTTCTATAATAAATGGTATATGCCTAATAATGCCGTTTTAGTAGTTGCTGGAGATTTTGAAAAAGGAGATGCAAAATCTATCATTAACGATTATTTTGCTTCAATACCTGCAAGAACAAAACCTGAAAGAAATAAAGTTATAGAGCCTGAAAGAACTTCGGAAAAAAGAGTCGT
Proteins encoded:
- a CDS encoding 3-deoxy-D-manno-octulosonic acid transferase, producing MKVLYNFFVFATSQLLPIVALFNKKLKLFVEGRKESFSKIREIKNENVIWFHVASLGEFEQARPIMEELKKTHDRYKILVTFFSPSGYEVRKNYTLADVICYLPLDSKANARKFIKSVNPKFAIFIKYEFWPNLLNELKLKEIPTILVSGILRENQIFFKNYGGFMRKSLNAFCHFFVQDKNSKELLNSINFENVTIAGDTRFDRVSKILKQDNTIDFIDEFKDNQYTFIAGSTWQEDEELLVNYINNKASEKEKFIIAPHNMKQEAILELQKSINKRTVLYSTKAYKNLSEYSVFIIDTIGVLTKIYAAGDVAYVGGGLRTGLHNILEPATFGIPVVIGNKYNKFKEAVDLVGLKGCISIRNQGEFLRVLMKLKSDEEYRKSTGKINQKYIQENLGATKLIMDYLNTHL
- a CDS encoding YeeE/YedE family protein, with amino-acid sequence MDIILQPWPWYVGGPLIAISLLLYFYFGQNFGASKNFETLCTIAGAGKVSDYFKKDWKERDFALLFVIGLIIGGFISAVYLIPNQDIDLNPTTVQELIDLGFSNVGRQYFPDEIFGEEVFFSLKGFLILLISGLFIGFGTRYAGGCTSGHAITGLSSLQLPSLLAVIGFFIGGIVATWFIIPMLF
- a CDS encoding pitrilysin family protein, which translates into the protein MKKSILSLASAMLFVFSTNAQKVEFEEYNLDNGMHVILHQDDSAPVVTVAVMYHVGAKDEVDGKTGMAHFYEHLLFTGTKNIDRGKWSEITSARGGTGNANTNWDRTYYYQTFPSNELKLALWMEAERLSHPIIDQKAVDTQNEVVKEEKRQRMDNAPYGKVIYGDVYSHIFDNHNYGRPMIGYIKDLDAAKLEEFQAFYNKWYMPNNAVLVVAGDFEKGDAKSIINDYFASIPARTKPERNKVIEPERTSEKRVVEYDANIQLPLLGLAYKTPAMSERDAKVLDVISTVLSNGKSSRLYKKLVDDKKMALQAFSFSRPLEDYSVYIIGSIVAGGTSNDDIIKEMDEEILKLQTELISDKDLQKVRNKFENQFVASNSSVTGIANSLARNYMLVGDTDRINKELEIINSITKEEVRDVAIKYLAKNRRVIMDYLPESQKK
- the rplU gene encoding 50S ribosomal protein L21, translated to MYAIVEIAGQQFKLAKDQKVYVHRLQGEAGSKVTFDNVLLLDNEGSVVIGAPAIEGASVTAQILSHLKGDKVIVFKKKRRKGYQKKNGHRQYLSEIQIESIAVTGAKKSAKKVAAPKKEAAPKAEVKKASTDYSSMTVAELKAAAKEQGISGYTSLKKAELIDALTK
- a CDS encoding YeeE/YedE thiosulfate transporter family protein; the protein is MKNIKFLILGIFFAIVLSKTQAISWYRFYEMFKFQSFHMFGVIGGAVLISMIFMQLFKYGKIKDINGNRIEPEQKKKGFIRTLVGGTFFGLGWGISGACAAPIFIILGFKLIPALILFFGTLLGAFIYGLLSKKLPN
- the rpmA gene encoding 50S ribosomal protein L27, which encodes MAHKKGVGSSKNGRESESKRLGVKIFGGQAAIAGNIIVRQRGTTHNPGENVYMGKDHTLHAKVDGVVEFRKKKDNRSYVSITPFEA